In a single window of the Neodiprion virginianus isolate iyNeoVirg1 chromosome 1, iyNeoVirg1.1, whole genome shotgun sequence genome:
- the LOC124300630 gene encoding 60S ribosomal protein L34-like has protein sequence MVQRLTYRRRLSYNTKSNRRRVVRTPGGKLVYQYLKKPKKIPRCGQCKDKLRGIQPARPMERSRMCRRKKTVKRVYGGVLCHKCVKERIVRAFLIEEQKIVVKVIKAQQASSKPKKTDK, from the exons ATGGTGCAGCGACTCACCTATAGACGACGGCTGTCGTATAATACGAAAAGTAACAGGAGACGTGT CGTTCGTACGCCTGGTGGTAAACTTGTTTACCAGTACCTGAAGAAACCTAAGAAGATCCCAAGATGTGGACAATGCAAAGATAAACTTAGGGGTATCCAGCCTGCCAGGCCAATGGAACGCTCACGTATGTGCAGGCGCAAAAAGACTGTAAAGCGTGTCTACGGCGGTGTCCTTTGCCACAAATGTGTCAAGGAAAG aaTCGTTCGTGCGTTTTTAATCGAGGAACAGAAAATCGTCGTGAAGGTAATCAAAGCTCAACAGGCTTCCAGCAAGCCCAAGAAGACCGATAAATAA
- the LOC124300623 gene encoding vesicle transport through interaction with t-SNAREs homolog 1A, whose amino-acid sequence MATLVDNYEQQYAVLTADITAKISRIAIVNSGEKRALVQDVDRQVEEAQELLEQMELEVRGMSGAARDRLRGRVESHRAELKRLNQEFQSAKRPKDDGGAEGGRDESWDTSITIDQRQRLLDNSDRIERTGRNLQNGYRMVLESEEVGSQVLKDLHDQRETIQRTRGRLRETDAELGRGSRLLSGMIFRAVQQRIALAIVALVLTIVACFVVYYSFKSKG is encoded by the exons ATGGCGACGCTCGTTGACAACTACGAGCAACAATACGCTGTTTTGACAGCTGATATCACCGCTAAAATAAGTAGGATcgcgatagtgaatagcg GTGAAAAAAGGGCGCTCGTTCAAGATGTTGACCGGCAAGTTGAGGAGGCTCAAGAGTTG CTTGAGCAAATGGAGCTGGAGGTACGGGGAATGAGTGGCGCAGCTCGCGATCGACTTAGGGGTCGCGTAGAGAGTCACAGAGCCGAACTAAAGAGATTGAACCAAGAATTTCAGTCCGCTAAGCGACCTAAGGACGATGGAGGAGCTGAGGGGGGTAGAGACGAATCGTGGGATACCAGTATAACAATAGATCAAAGACAGAGATTACTAGATAATTCTGATAGGATAGAAAGAACAGGGAGAAACTTGCAAAACGGTTACCGCATGGTTTTGGAAAGTGAAGAGGTTGGTTCTCAGGTTCTAAAAGATCTTCATGATCAGAGAGAAACCATACAAAGAACTAGAGGAAGG tTACGAGAAACTGATGCGGAGCTCGGACGAGGATCTCGATTGCTGTCGGGGATGATTTTCAGGGCTGTTCAACAAAGGATAGCCCTTGCGATTGTTGCCCTCGTACTAACAATAGTGGCATGCTTCGTAGTATATTATAGCTTCAAGTCTAAGGGTTAA